In Zingiber officinale cultivar Zhangliang chromosome 1A, Zo_v1.1, whole genome shotgun sequence, a genomic segment contains:
- the LOC122034005 gene encoding splicing factor U2af large subunit A-like isoform X3, with the protein MVETQFLYTGQLSGATPVIPGIFPNMFPLAAGQIPTFPMMPVQAMTQQATRHARRVYVGGLPPSANEQSVAIFFSQVMFAIGGNTAGPGDAVVNVYINHEKKFAFVEMRSVEEASNAMALDGIIFEGGPVKVRRPSDYNPSLAAALGPSQPNPNLNLAAVGLTPGSAGGLEGPDRIFVGGLPYYFTEVQVRELLESFGPLRGFDLVKDRETGNSKGYAFCVYQDLSVTDIACAALNGIKMGDKTLTVRRANQGTVQPRPEHESVLLQAQQQVALQKLVYQVGSLPTKVICLTHVLAPDELGNDDEYEYIMEDMRVEGGKYGKLVNVVIPRPGQNGEPTPGVGKVFLEYEDVDGSAKARQGLHGRKFGENQVAAVFYSENKFAEGNYDD; encoded by the exons ATGGTAGAAACTCAGTTTCTCTACACAGGTCAACTCTCTGGAGCCACTCCAGTCATTCCTGGAATCTTCCCAAACATGTTTCCTTTGGCAGCTGGACAG ATTCCAACTTTCCCTATGATGCCAGTGCAAGCCATGACTCAGCAG GCTACTCGTCATGCTCGCCGTGTATATGTTGGAGGCCTTCCTCCTTCTGCTAATGAGCAG TCAGTTGCAATTTTCTTTAGCCAGGTTATGTTTGCTATTGGAGGGAACACAGCTGGTCCAG GTGATGCCGTTGTCAATGTGTATATCAACCACGAGAAGAAATTTGCATTTGTAGAAATGAGGTCTGTTGAAGAAGCGAGCAATGCAATGGCATTGGATGGCATTATTTTTGAG GGTGGCCCAGTGAAGGTCAGAAGGCCAAGTGATTATAACCCTTCCCTTGCAGCTGCACTTGGTCCAAGCCAACCTAATCCTAATCTTAATCTTGCTGCAGTAGGACTGACACCTGGCTCTGCTGGTGGACTTGAGGGACCTGATCGCATTTTTGTAGGAGGACTTCCATACTATTTCACGGAAGTGCAAGTTAGAGAATTGCTTGAGTCCTTCGGGCCTCTCCGTGGTTTTGATCTTGTGAAGGACAGGGAAACTGGCAATTCAAAAGGATATGCATTCTGTGTCTACCAAGACTTATCTGTCACTGATATTGCATGTGCAGCTCTTAATGGTATCAAAATGGGTGATAAAACCCTTACTGTAAGGCGTGCTAACCAAGGTACTGTGCAGCCAAGACCAGAACACGAAAGTGTACTGCTACAAGCACAACAACAAGTGGCATTGCAG AAACTTGTTTACCAGGTTGGATCTCTTCCTACAAAGGTGATATGCTTAACTCATGTGCTTGCTCCAGATGAACTTGGAAACGACGATGAATATGAATACATAATGGAAGACATGAGGGTAGAAGGTGGAAAATACg GTAAGTTGGTCAACGTTGTAATCCCACGTCCTGGACAAAATGGAGAACCAACCCCTGGCGTTGGAAAG GTATTTTTGGAGTATGAGGATGTTGATGGGTCTGCCAAAGCCAGGCAAGGATTGCATGGAAGAAAATTTGGGGAAAATCAAGTTGCCGCAGTCTTTTATTCCGAGAACAAGTTTGCCGAAGGTAACTATGATGACTAA
- the LOC122034005 gene encoding splicing factor U2af large subunit A-like isoform X2, producing MAQYGERYEGNGDGYNGYAADSPQAKGNGFENSVDPRSKYDFHEHERTSSRRKDSDIERVREKTREHSKDRERPREREKNRELVRDRDLDRYHREHKDRSEKRERGRDRSDDRDRLHSRDYDRHKDYERDRDGHRRHQLRSLSKSRSTRRSRSRSLSTSKRISGFDITPPAASLLPDATAAGQLSGATPVIPGIFPNMFPLAAGQIPTFPMMPVQAMTQQATRHARRVYVGGLPPSANEQSVAIFFSQVMFAIGGNTAGPGDAVVNVYINHEKKFAFVEMRSVEEASNAMALDGIIFEGGPVKVRRPSDYNPSLAAALGPSQPNPNLNLAAVGLTPGSAGGLEGPDRIFVGGLPYYFTEVQVRELLESFGPLRGFDLVKDRETGNSKGYAFCVYQDLSVTDIACAALNGIKMGDKTLTVRRANQGTVQPRPEHESVLLQAQQQVALQKLVYQVGSLPTKVICLTHVLAPDELGNDDEYEYIMEDMRVEGGKYGKLVNVVIPRPGQNGEPTPGVGKVFLEYEDVDGSAKARQGLHGRKFGENQVAAVFYSENKFAEGNYDD from the exons ATGGCGCAGTACGGAGAGAGATACGAAGGCAACGGCGATGGGTACAATGGATACGCTGCCGATTCCCCTCAGGCGAAGGGAAACGGTTTCGAGAACTCAGTCGATCCCAGATCTAAG TATGATTTTCACGAACATGAAAGAACATCGTCAAGAAGAAAAGACAGCGATATCGAGAGAGTCAGGGAGAAAACTAGGGAGCATAGCAAGGATAGAGAAAGAccaagagaaagagaaaaaaacaGGGAGCTTGTTCGAGACAGGGATCTGGATCGTTACCACAGAGAGCACAAGGACAGAAGTGAAAAAAGGGAACGTGGTCGAGATAGATCTGATGACCGTGATCGTCTCCATAGCCGAGACTATGATAG GCATAAAGATTATGAGAGAGATAGAGATGGGCATCGTAGGCATCAATTGCGATCTCTGTCAAAAAGCAGATCTACTAGGAGATCAAGATCTCGTTCACTATCAACGAG CAAACGCATCAGTGGTTTTGACATTACCCCACCAGCTGCTTCTCTTCTACCTGATGCAACTGCTGCAG GTCAACTCTCTGGAGCCACTCCAGTCATTCCTGGAATCTTCCCAAACATGTTTCCTTTGGCAGCTGGACAG ATTCCAACTTTCCCTATGATGCCAGTGCAAGCCATGACTCAGCAG GCTACTCGTCATGCTCGCCGTGTATATGTTGGAGGCCTTCCTCCTTCTGCTAATGAGCAG TCAGTTGCAATTTTCTTTAGCCAGGTTATGTTTGCTATTGGAGGGAACACAGCTGGTCCAG GTGATGCCGTTGTCAATGTGTATATCAACCACGAGAAGAAATTTGCATTTGTAGAAATGAGGTCTGTTGAAGAAGCGAGCAATGCAATGGCATTGGATGGCATTATTTTTGAG GGTGGCCCAGTGAAGGTCAGAAGGCCAAGTGATTATAACCCTTCCCTTGCAGCTGCACTTGGTCCAAGCCAACCTAATCCTAATCTTAATCTTGCTGCAGTAGGACTGACACCTGGCTCTGCTGGTGGACTTGAGGGACCTGATCGCATTTTTGTAGGAGGACTTCCATACTATTTCACGGAAGTGCAAGTTAGAGAATTGCTTGAGTCCTTCGGGCCTCTCCGTGGTTTTGATCTTGTGAAGGACAGGGAAACTGGCAATTCAAAAGGATATGCATTCTGTGTCTACCAAGACTTATCTGTCACTGATATTGCATGTGCAGCTCTTAATGGTATCAAAATGGGTGATAAAACCCTTACTGTAAGGCGTGCTAACCAAGGTACTGTGCAGCCAAGACCAGAACACGAAAGTGTACTGCTACAAGCACAACAACAAGTGGCATTGCAG AAACTTGTTTACCAGGTTGGATCTCTTCCTACAAAGGTGATATGCTTAACTCATGTGCTTGCTCCAGATGAACTTGGAAACGACGATGAATATGAATACATAATGGAAGACATGAGGGTAGAAGGTGGAAAATACg GTAAGTTGGTCAACGTTGTAATCCCACGTCCTGGACAAAATGGAGAACCAACCCCTGGCGTTGGAAAG GTATTTTTGGAGTATGAGGATGTTGATGGGTCTGCCAAAGCCAGGCAAGGATTGCATGGAAGAAAATTTGGGGAAAATCAAGTTGCCGCAGTCTTTTATTCCGAGAACAAGTTTGCCGAAGGTAACTATGATGACTAA
- the LOC122034033 gene encoding cytochrome b561 and DOMON domain-containing protein At4g12980-like → MKTALGFVLILFLCSLHWRSTAQSCVDEAFSGDRSYSSCSSLPYLNASLHWTYHPSNASLDVAYRALQSSSGWVAWAINPTSSGMAGANAFLAFPNPTTGATTVYTTQISSTGLIPSDVADGNLTFAVYGREAEYSSAGGYYTIYASLELPGNDTQQNTVWQASTTFSDGVPYGHRFSGDNVLSFASLDFSVQGGGLTN, encoded by the coding sequence ATGAAGACCGCTTTAGGATTCGTATTAATCCTGTTCTTGTGCTCGTTGCATTGGCGATCCACGGCCCAGAGCTGCGTCGACGAGGCGTTTTCCGGCGACAGGAGTTACAGCTCCTGCAGCTCCCTCCCCTACCTCAACGCCTCCCTCCACTGGACCTACCACCCTTCCAATGCCAGTCTCGACGTCGCCTACCGCGCGCTCCAGTCCTCCTCCGGCTGGGTGGCGTGGGCCATCAACCCCACCAGCAGCGGCATGGCCGGCGCCAACGCCTTCTTAGCTTTCCCCAACCCCACCACCGGCGCCACCACCGTGTACACCACTCAAATCTCCAGCACCGGTCTCATCCCCAGCGACGTCGCGGACGGGAACTTGACCTTCGCTGTGTACGGCCGGGAGGCGGAGTACTCGAGCGCCGGCGGGTACTACACCATCTACGCCTCGTTGGAGCTGCCGGGGAATGACACGCAGCAGAACACGGTGTGGCAGGCGTCGACGACGTTCTCCGACGGCGTGCCTTATGGCCACCGTTTTAGTGGGGATAACGTGTTGTCCTTCGCCTCCTTGGATTTTTCGGTTCAGGGAGGCGGCTTGACTAATTGA
- the LOC122034005 gene encoding splicing factor U2af large subunit A-like isoform X1, producing the protein MAQYGERYEGNGDGYNGYAADSPQAKGNGFENSVDPRSKYDFHEHERTSSRRKDSDIERVREKTREHSKDRERPREREKNRELVRDRDLDRYHREHKDRSEKRERGRDRSDDRDRLHSRDYDRHKDYERDRDGHRRHQLRSLSKSRSTRRSRSRSLSTSKRISGFDITPPAASLLPDATAAETQFLYTGQLSGATPVIPGIFPNMFPLAAGQIPTFPMMPVQAMTQQATRHARRVYVGGLPPSANEQSVAIFFSQVMFAIGGNTAGPGDAVVNVYINHEKKFAFVEMRSVEEASNAMALDGIIFEGGPVKVRRPSDYNPSLAAALGPSQPNPNLNLAAVGLTPGSAGGLEGPDRIFVGGLPYYFTEVQVRELLESFGPLRGFDLVKDRETGNSKGYAFCVYQDLSVTDIACAALNGIKMGDKTLTVRRANQGTVQPRPEHESVLLQAQQQVALQKLVYQVGSLPTKVICLTHVLAPDELGNDDEYEYIMEDMRVEGGKYGKLVNVVIPRPGQNGEPTPGVGKVFLEYEDVDGSAKARQGLHGRKFGENQVAAVFYSENKFAEGNYDD; encoded by the exons ATGGCGCAGTACGGAGAGAGATACGAAGGCAACGGCGATGGGTACAATGGATACGCTGCCGATTCCCCTCAGGCGAAGGGAAACGGTTTCGAGAACTCAGTCGATCCCAGATCTAAG TATGATTTTCACGAACATGAAAGAACATCGTCAAGAAGAAAAGACAGCGATATCGAGAGAGTCAGGGAGAAAACTAGGGAGCATAGCAAGGATAGAGAAAGAccaagagaaagagaaaaaaacaGGGAGCTTGTTCGAGACAGGGATCTGGATCGTTACCACAGAGAGCACAAGGACAGAAGTGAAAAAAGGGAACGTGGTCGAGATAGATCTGATGACCGTGATCGTCTCCATAGCCGAGACTATGATAG GCATAAAGATTATGAGAGAGATAGAGATGGGCATCGTAGGCATCAATTGCGATCTCTGTCAAAAAGCAGATCTACTAGGAGATCAAGATCTCGTTCACTATCAACGAG CAAACGCATCAGTGGTTTTGACATTACCCCACCAGCTGCTTCTCTTCTACCTGATGCAACTGCTGCAG AAACTCAGTTTCTCTACACAGGTCAACTCTCTGGAGCCACTCCAGTCATTCCTGGAATCTTCCCAAACATGTTTCCTTTGGCAGCTGGACAG ATTCCAACTTTCCCTATGATGCCAGTGCAAGCCATGACTCAGCAG GCTACTCGTCATGCTCGCCGTGTATATGTTGGAGGCCTTCCTCCTTCTGCTAATGAGCAG TCAGTTGCAATTTTCTTTAGCCAGGTTATGTTTGCTATTGGAGGGAACACAGCTGGTCCAG GTGATGCCGTTGTCAATGTGTATATCAACCACGAGAAGAAATTTGCATTTGTAGAAATGAGGTCTGTTGAAGAAGCGAGCAATGCAATGGCATTGGATGGCATTATTTTTGAG GGTGGCCCAGTGAAGGTCAGAAGGCCAAGTGATTATAACCCTTCCCTTGCAGCTGCACTTGGTCCAAGCCAACCTAATCCTAATCTTAATCTTGCTGCAGTAGGACTGACACCTGGCTCTGCTGGTGGACTTGAGGGACCTGATCGCATTTTTGTAGGAGGACTTCCATACTATTTCACGGAAGTGCAAGTTAGAGAATTGCTTGAGTCCTTCGGGCCTCTCCGTGGTTTTGATCTTGTGAAGGACAGGGAAACTGGCAATTCAAAAGGATATGCATTCTGTGTCTACCAAGACTTATCTGTCACTGATATTGCATGTGCAGCTCTTAATGGTATCAAAATGGGTGATAAAACCCTTACTGTAAGGCGTGCTAACCAAGGTACTGTGCAGCCAAGACCAGAACACGAAAGTGTACTGCTACAAGCACAACAACAAGTGGCATTGCAG AAACTTGTTTACCAGGTTGGATCTCTTCCTACAAAGGTGATATGCTTAACTCATGTGCTTGCTCCAGATGAACTTGGAAACGACGATGAATATGAATACATAATGGAAGACATGAGGGTAGAAGGTGGAAAATACg GTAAGTTGGTCAACGTTGTAATCCCACGTCCTGGACAAAATGGAGAACCAACCCCTGGCGTTGGAAAG GTATTTTTGGAGTATGAGGATGTTGATGGGTCTGCCAAAGCCAGGCAAGGATTGCATGGAAGAAAATTTGGGGAAAATCAAGTTGCCGCAGTCTTTTATTCCGAGAACAAGTTTGCCGAAGGTAACTATGATGACTAA